A window of the Thermococcus alcaliphilus genome harbors these coding sequences:
- the rpsS gene encoding 30S ribosomal protein S19, translated as MARKEFKYRGYTLEELMNMSLEDLARLFPSRQRRSLKRGLTPEQKKLLRKIRLAKRGKYKKPIRTHSRDMVILPEMVGITIYVHNGKEFVPVEIKEEMIGHYLGEFALTRKRVQHGSPGVGATRSSMFVAIK; from the coding sequence ATGGCAAGGAAAGAATTTAAATATCGCGGTTATACTCTTGAAGAACTAATGAACATGTCTCTTGAAGATTTGGCTAGACTTTTCCCCTCAAGACAGAGGAGAAGCCTTAAGAGAGGGTTAACACCTGAACAGAAGAAGCTTCTCAGAAAGATCAGGTTGGCAAAGAGGGGCAAATACAAGAAGCCAATAAGAACTCACAGCAGGGACATGGTTATCCTTCCAGAGATGGTAGGAATCACAATTTACGTCCACAATGGTAAGGAGTTTGTCCCAGTAGAGATTAAGGAAGAGATGATTGGACATTACCTTGGAGAATTTGCTCTAACAAGAAAGAGAGTCCAACACGGTTCACCTGGTGTTGGTGCTACAAGATCATCAATGTTCGTTGCAATCAAGTGA
- the rplV gene encoding 50S ribosomal protein L22 produces the protein MAKFSYSFQNFDPERMAKASGRDLRISPKLSIEVCREIKGMMLNDAIKLLDDVIAKRRPIPLRRFNDSQGHKKGKGFGPGRYPVKVAKEIKKILLNVRNNAEQKGLDPDRLKIIHAAAHRGPVLRGYIPRAFGRATPFNEQTTHIEIVVEEIRR, from the coding sequence ATGGCAAAGTTTTCCTACTCTTTCCAAAATTTTGACCCAGAGAGAATGGCAAAGGCAAGCGGGAGAGATTTGAGAATATCCCCGAAACTCTCAATAGAAGTCTGCAGAGAAATCAAAGGAATGATGCTCAACGATGCCATAAAGCTCCTTGATGATGTAATAGCCAAGAGAAGACCTATCCCCCTCAGAAGGTTCAACGACTCCCAAGGCCACAAGAAAGGAAAGGGTTTTGGGCCTGGTAGATATCCGGTGAAAGTCGCTAAGGAAATCAAAAAGATTCTCCTCAATGTTAGAAACAATGCAGAGCAGAAGGGTCTTGATCCAGATAGGCTAAAGATCATCCACGCTGCAGCTCACAGAGGACCAGTGCTTAGGGGATACATACCAAGGGCTTTTGGAAGAGCCACACCATTCAACGAGCAGACAACACACATTGAGATAGTTGTTGAGGAGATTAGGAGGTGA